AGAGCGCCGAACAGCAGCCCGACGGTCGTCCACATAACCACCTGCATGCCGATCGCCGCGACGCGGAACTTCCACAACAGCACCGCCGGGAAAGTCGCGGGCACTTCGTTGATCGTCGGCATCGACAGTTGCACGGCAGCAATGATCGCGACGAACACCAGGCCTGCCACAATCGAGCCGTTCCACGCGCCGAGCTTCAGCGCTGCGCGGCGTCGAACCTTCAGCGAAAACACCATCGCGGCCAGCGAGATCGCAATCATCAGGAAGAACAAGCCGGTCCGCGTTCCGATCGTCTCGGGGTCGCCCACCGAAGGGGGATTCGCCGGGTACTTGATGTTCGGGACGATCACCAGCGTGATAAACGCGCCAAGCGCCAGCCATGCGGACAACGCGCGCGCGCTCAACGCGCCGGCGCGGCCGTACGCATACGCGAACACCAGCGAGAACAGCCCACCGAACGCGGCGCCATACGTCACCACGCCCGTCAACAATCCCAGGCCCGCCTGGGTGTCGCGGCTGACGAGCTCAGGTTCGGGCGCTTCGCCTTTGGCTGCCTCGGCCTTTTCCTCGAAGGAAATGGCTTGGTCGACCTGCGGCTCGCCCACCAATCTGGCGAAGCCGAACGTGAGCAATCCCGCGGCGATGCCTGCAAGCATCCCGCGTACCAACAATTTACCGACCATGTTCGACCCCGTTAGTGGCAGGGAAAGCCGAGCAGATGGCGGCCGTCGTGCACGAATTCGTGCACGTACATGCCAGGCACCAGCGACGTGGCGCCCTGTTCCGCACCGACGAAATAGAGCGCGAGCAACAGCAGCAAGCCGCCGAATACGACCCAAGGCAGCAATTCACGCAGCGGAATCGGCGTGGGTTGGGCAACGGGCTGTGCAGCAGGCTGCGTAGCGGGATCGAAAACGGCGTGAGTCATAATGGACATCTCCTTGGGGGTAACGCGCCCCGATAGTCGATTGAAGAGGGATGGTGCGAAGCTCAGGTCTGGCTTTCGGCTCGTGAATGCCGATTACAGTGGCGCGACCGCGCCGGGCTCTCACCGGCTTCCGTGCTTCGCAGTGACGCTATTCTACGCGCTAAACTTGGGCCCCCGGCAATCCAAAGCATGCGTTTCATGCGTCCCGCTCCGGCCCGGCCTCTCTGGAAATGAACTGAATGGACACACGGCTGTTACTGATCAGCCACGCATCGACTGCGGCGATGCGCGCGGGCCGCTTCCCCGCGGACGATCCGCTCGACGCGCGTGGCCTCGCCGAAGCAAGCGCCGCGCGTGCGCGTCTGTCGATTCCGGACGACGCCGCGGTTTTCGTCAGCCCGGCCGTTTGCGCGCGCGATACGGCAACGGCCTTGGGCATCGGCGCCGCAGCCTTGGGGCAAGGCGCATCGGTCGAGGCCGGGCTGGCGGATATGGACTACGGCCTGTGGCATGGC
This genomic stretch from Paraburkholderia caffeinilytica harbors:
- a CDS encoding CbtB domain-containing protein, whose protein sequence is MTHAVFDPATQPAAQPVAQPTPIPLRELLPWVVFGGLLLLLALYFVGAEQGATSLVPGMYVHEFVHDGRHLLGFPCH
- a CDS encoding CbtA family protein — protein: MVGKLLVRGMLAGIAAGLLTFGFARLVGEPQVDQAISFEEKAEAAKGEAPEPELVSRDTQAGLGLLTGVVTYGAAFGGLFSLVFAYAYGRAGALSARALSAWLALGAFITLVIVPNIKYPANPPSVGDPETIGTRTGLFFLMIAISLAAMVFSLKVRRRAALKLGAWNGSIVAGLVFVAIIAAVQLSMPTINEVPATFPAVLLWKFRVAAIGMQVVMWTTVGLLFGALVERSKLLVPANRSAAKSAYL